A window of the Desulfobacula toluolica Tol2 genome harbors these coding sequences:
- a CDS encoding 4Fe-4S dicluster domain-containing protein, which yields MTVKWGMVLDLKRCIGCNACTVACKQENSVPAGINWTETLSEEIGTYPNVTRAYIPTTCNHCEDAPCARVCPTGATYITDDGIVLVDDNKCIGCGACITACPYKKRAKLAKEPFEKGLYTAGEITPFEVQGYTRFTVGTAVKCTFCHERVNQGLDPACVVTCPTEARIFGDLNDPESKPRKLIQARKGYQALSELNTKPKVFYVD from the coding sequence ATGACTGTAAAATGGGGAATGGTATTGGATTTAAAACGATGCATTGGATGTAATGCCTGTACAGTAGCCTGTAAACAGGAGAACAGTGTTCCAGCCGGCATCAATTGGACGGAAACCCTGAGTGAAGAGATAGGCACATATCCCAACGTGACACGGGCCTATATTCCCACCACCTGCAACCATTGTGAAGACGCCCCTTGCGCCAGGGTATGTCCCACCGGGGCAACCTATATTACAGATGACGGAATCGTGCTGGTGGACGATAATAAATGCATAGGGTGCGGTGCCTGTATAACGGCTTGCCCGTATAAAAAAAGAGCGAAACTTGCTAAAGAACCGTTTGAAAAAGGACTCTATACCGCCGGGGAAATTACGCCTTTTGAAGTTCAGGGTTATACACGATTTACCGTTGGTACGGCTGTAAAATGCACCTTCTGCCATGAAAGGGTGAACCAGGGGCTTGATCCGGCCTGCGTTGTTACATGCCCGACAGAGGCACGGATTTTTGGTGATCTTAATGACCCTGAAAGTAAACCGCGCAAGCTGATTCAGGCCAGAAAGGGTTATCAAGCGTTGTCAGAGCTGAATACCAAACCAAAAGTTTTTTATGTGGATTAA